The following coding sequences are from one Granulicella arctica window:
- a CDS encoding glycerophosphodiester phosphodiesterase, which produces MKLSLRYLLAIASIILTSSFPLYGQCPSAAITTARAQSGSNYNLNHIATEFKNPHSDLALITAHRGYWEYCPESTIEGFQAAIDYGIEEVEMDVRVSAPGSDSNGKSYPNGEIFLTHDWDLRGEAPGPLGVQADNNLYTLKPSQIESRTMVDRHGIASIDSAGEAVTMHSFTDLLTSYVARAKAQSGAIQASGGNVCGNTDGDAALLVRGAFLILDVKGGEKDWNNPVYGTPIPGMVGQYDTMQEAFRELGAFECQNNIDLSLSIAFKLSGNRMPTTAAEFQTDVNTNLVGGINDPYLILIVFDNDIAKSGYTAMLQDYRAHYGAYLGGDWQLTFPGNTLEPYVESERAAGYGVAGFQGNSAYPEGYRNSDATCLQSEDPLPPNPTPCNSQPLAWYASSSIDFLIPPPSLGISRMSAITTDNFKAALLYLNTIGMHNTTHIQ; this is translated from the coding sequence ATGAAGCTTAGTCTTAGATATTTGTTGGCAATCGCCAGCATTATCCTCACCTCATCATTTCCTCTCTATGGCCAATGTCCCAGTGCGGCCATTACCACCGCTCGCGCCCAATCAGGCTCCAATTACAACTTGAATCACATCGCCACTGAATTCAAGAACCCCCACTCGGATCTAGCCCTGATCACCGCACATCGCGGTTACTGGGAGTATTGCCCGGAGAGCACGATCGAGGGCTTTCAAGCCGCTATCGACTACGGCATTGAAGAAGTGGAAATGGACGTTCGCGTTTCCGCACCAGGATCGGACTCCAACGGCAAGTCCTACCCCAACGGCGAAATTTTTCTGACCCACGATTGGGATCTGCGCGGGGAAGCCCCTGGCCCGCTCGGCGTGCAGGCCGATAATAACCTCTACACCCTCAAGCCATCTCAAATTGAGTCAAGAACCATGGTTGACCGGCATGGGATTGCTTCAATCGACAGCGCCGGCGAGGCAGTTACGATGCATTCGTTCACCGATCTGCTTACTTCCTACGTGGCGCGCGCAAAAGCACAGTCAGGCGCAATTCAGGCCTCGGGCGGCAACGTATGCGGCAACACCGATGGGGACGCGGCTCTCTTGGTTCGAGGTGCTTTTCTCATCCTGGATGTCAAGGGCGGTGAGAAGGATTGGAACAACCCGGTCTACGGGACCCCGATCCCGGGCATGGTGGGACAGTACGACACCATGCAGGAGGCATTCCGCGAACTGGGTGCCTTCGAATGCCAGAACAACATCGATCTCAGCCTTTCTATCGCTTTCAAGCTAAGCGGCAACAGGATGCCGACTACAGCAGCAGAATTCCAAACGGATGTTAACACCAATCTCGTCGGCGGAATCAATGACCCTTACCTCATCCTCATCGTATTCGATAACGACATCGCCAAATCCGGCTACACCGCCATGTTGCAGGATTATCGTGCGCATTATGGTGCCTATCTGGGCGGAGACTGGCAACTGACGTTTCCCGGAAATACCCTTGAGCCCTACGTAGAATCCGAAAGAGCCGCCGGTTATGGCGTCGCAGGGTTCCAAGGCAACAGCGCATATCCGGAAGGGTATCGAAACTCAGATGCCACGTGTCTACAGTCCGAGGATCCGCTTCCGCCGAATCCGACCCCTTGCAACAGCCAGCCTCTTGCGTGGTACGCATCTTCCTCGATCGACTTCCTGATTCCACCACCTTCGCTGGGGATCAGTCGCATGAGCGCCATCACCACCGACAACTTCAAGGCTGCTCTTCTCTACCTGAACACGATCGGTATGCACAATACAACCCATATTCAATAA
- a CDS encoding ComEC/Rec2 family competence protein, whose protein sequence is MNSTVFTRRRFLREAGSALALSPALANVVPAFAMASATEGSALAESDQQMPAWEPGFLDIHHISTGRGNCAFLLCPDGTTIMIDAGSKVPQASPKTAKYLIDAKPNDSLRPGQWIARYVQRCMAQAHREEIDCFLLTHLHDDHMGEILPGDTSISPISKYGNYQLGGLMDVAEVLPVKKIIDRAYPDYNYPSPLDDPYQKNYRAFVRSFVSRGGSAERFKPGSATQVKLLHRPDQFSTFSIRNLAANGEVWTGVAEETRSIFPSLADLKPVDYPTENKCSLAIRLSYGKFDYFSSGDMDHEVHYGRLPWGDIESPVARVAGPVDVAVANHHGWRDACGPEWVSALRPRVFVIHAWHASHPTMAALDNMLSTELYPGERDVFSTAIKPESKIAVGRLGELKSDNGHVVIRVHPGGEQFEIFTISNEDETQRVIARHGPYSCT, encoded by the coding sequence GTGAATTCAACAGTTTTTACGCGTCGCCGCTTTCTGCGAGAAGCCGGTTCCGCACTCGCACTATCTCCAGCTTTGGCCAATGTAGTGCCTGCCTTCGCTATGGCATCTGCTACAGAAGGTTCAGCTCTTGCAGAGAGCGATCAGCAAATGCCGGCGTGGGAGCCGGGATTTCTGGACATTCATCACATCTCCACTGGGAGAGGGAACTGCGCGTTCCTCTTATGCCCGGATGGCACAACCATAATGATTGATGCGGGATCGAAGGTTCCGCAGGCATCGCCGAAGACTGCGAAGTACCTTATCGATGCAAAACCTAATGACTCGCTGCGTCCGGGGCAGTGGATCGCCCGATATGTGCAGCGTTGCATGGCACAAGCGCACCGGGAAGAGATCGACTGCTTTCTTCTGACGCACCTTCACGATGATCATATGGGCGAGATCCTTCCCGGAGACACATCGATCTCACCAATTTCAAAATATGGAAACTATCAGCTCGGCGGGCTTATGGATGTAGCGGAGGTGCTACCGGTGAAAAAAATCATCGACCGTGCCTATCCGGACTATAACTACCCATCTCCGCTCGATGATCCATACCAAAAAAATTATCGAGCATTTGTTCGATCCTTCGTGTCGCGTGGAGGATCTGCTGAACGATTCAAGCCTGGATCGGCAACACAGGTTAAGCTGTTACACCGTCCCGATCAATTTTCGACCTTTTCTATTCGCAATCTTGCCGCCAATGGTGAGGTATGGACGGGAGTTGCTGAAGAAACAAGAAGCATCTTCCCCAGCCTCGCCGATCTCAAACCGGTTGACTATCCGACGGAGAATAAGTGTTCGCTTGCCATACGCCTCAGCTATGGCAAGTTCGACTATTTCTCTTCTGGAGACATGGACCATGAGGTTCATTATGGTCGTCTCCCATGGGGAGACATAGAATCCCCTGTGGCCAGAGTCGCTGGCCCTGTCGATGTAGCAGTTGCCAATCACCATGGATGGCGCGATGCTTGCGGACCGGAATGGGTTTCGGCTCTGCGACCTCGCGTCTTTGTCATCCATGCATGGCATGCCTCCCACCCTACAATGGCAGCACTCGACAATATGCTGAGCACAGAACTGTACCCAGGGGAACGGGACGTCTTTTCTACAGCGATCAAGCCAGAGAGCAAAATCGCGGTCGGGCGTTTAGGCGAACTAAAAAGCGATAACGGTCACGTAGTCATCCGTGTCCATCCAGGTGGCGAGCAGTTCGAGATTTTCACAATCTCAAATGAAGATGAGACACAACGAGTCATTGCCAGACATGGCCCTTACTCCTGTACCTAG
- a CDS encoding Rieske 2Fe-2S domain-containing protein, translating to MKLARHWYPVALSREVTDGPVATKLLDELLVIYRVDGKVVVANDLCPHRGVPLSKGKHDGQGIACAYHGLRFGAEGRCNKVPAQPDAAIPPKLHLRTYPTREHYGLIWTCLRPDLTTIGADIPSMPHWDDPGFQQITCPPIDIFGFAGRQIEGFLDVAHFGFVHADTFGDSNNTVVPPYRPIATKKGFEVEYRSSVGNYPIGATERGSSGFEWLRHFRVHLPFTATLVVHFPNEGRLSIMNAASPVSAKVTRLFAPIARNYDTDLPVQDVYDFNLRVFEEDKAIVESQKPECLPLDSRMEAHILADRSSIAYRRGLRDMGLSRFFIA from the coding sequence ATGAAGCTTGCACGCCATTGGTACCCGGTAGCGCTATCGCGCGAAGTGACCGATGGCCCGGTGGCGACCAAGCTGCTGGATGAATTGTTGGTGATCTACCGTGTCGATGGCAAAGTGGTGGTGGCCAATGATCTTTGTCCGCATCGTGGTGTGCCACTCAGCAAAGGGAAGCATGACGGACAGGGAATTGCCTGTGCCTATCACGGCCTGCGTTTTGGCGCGGAAGGGCGTTGCAACAAGGTTCCCGCGCAACCCGATGCGGCAATTCCGCCGAAACTTCATTTGCGTACTTATCCTACTCGAGAGCACTATGGCTTGATCTGGACGTGTCTACGGCCTGACCTTACCACAATCGGAGCAGACATCCCATCGATGCCACATTGGGATGATCCTGGCTTCCAACAAATCACATGCCCGCCCATCGACATCTTTGGTTTTGCCGGCCGCCAAATAGAAGGCTTTTTAGATGTAGCGCACTTCGGCTTCGTGCACGCCGATACGTTTGGCGACTCGAACAATACAGTGGTTCCACCCTATAGGCCAATAGCAACCAAGAAGGGCTTCGAAGTCGAATACCGGAGTTCGGTAGGGAACTACCCGATTGGGGCGACAGAGCGCGGAAGTTCTGGCTTCGAATGGCTGAGGCATTTTCGAGTGCATCTACCATTCACCGCTACGCTTGTCGTGCATTTCCCGAACGAAGGTCGCCTTTCGATCATGAATGCTGCATCGCCAGTATCCGCTAAGGTGACTCGTCTGTTCGCGCCCATCGCTCGCAATTACGACACAGACCTTCCTGTACAAGATGTCTATGACTTCAACCTTAGGGTATTTGAAGAGGATAAGGCGATCGTGGAATCACAAAAGCCCGAGTGCCTTCCGCTCGACTCAAGAATGGAAGCGCATATTCTGGCCGATCGCAGTTCTATTGCTTACAGGCGTGGCTTGCGCGATATGGGCCTTAGTCGATTCTTTATCGCTTAG
- a CDS encoding carboxypeptidase regulatory-like domain-containing protein, with amino-acid sequence MRKSLIFFSIVALSLFGAIVNAQQTLGSLNGAILDGTGAAVSGVAVTVTDADINVTRTTKTQNNGFFQIFNLPIGTYKVKAARDGFDASELSGIQVQEARATTLNITLKVGQIATSVEVTANPMLNATDASNGYTLDAAQIALTPLATGSFTQLAVLSPGVSAELLSNLDSNSGLGNQPIWANGQRDTSNTFQVNGVDATNLFNGKTSSGSNSQRYAFNIGQTATVGGASGVGTSVFASNGNSLPSPPPEFLQEMRVNTSMYDAQQGATSGAQIDANTASGTNHFHGQMYGSFANNSMNAAPFFFKQQYLLGTQGVGAFPKSLANPVLHRWTTGGTLGGPLMKDKLFFFVAYQHRYNGDQATGSSQMNVPAGLTDDRSTAGLETAVGTSSTTTISPIASALFNAKLPNGQYLIPSSQSSATYQYGIPNVTLIGTSVLTADQATSSLDYDVSKIDRLSIKYFYQAAPVSKPYGLSQTGGFPMMQNNGAQVAAIDNTITIGSRFNWEQRLGFDRMGSYSTYTQTLPADPTLGANYGVGTGFSGYAPGLLPGLKIGNNSVKAPSLAVGPYSSFANTGYFQNRLNPSTNVIISIGKHTIVAGGGYSYTQLNIENDLQGLAQVQTTSFANFLKGKVQSSNVLESIDPVSNRNDSNRYYRSNELAGYVQDKWQALSNLSITAGVRYDYHGGLTEKYGNMFNFDTNAYSVTGTAATGFNVSNAGFVIAGNNKYNPTPGTSDSTLTGRQWGVSPRVGFAYSPKKYQGKFVINGGGGIYYDRGELFTYLSQPAGSGDAGPFGATESAPLASYVVGNGKTLSNPLGTALTNSSYVAPSSDPSTITRKLQNTLNRMTGQSTSYGRNCGGVDSQEGYTDCPNSLDLGAYDKNNVLPYTINFALNLQWQPRNDLSITLGYSGNRGRHSVIPVPFNEPGIATANNPIHGETNTYGFEVLNQNSMSNGIDYDPITSEPWNTQDGGNTDFRVPYVGFNPNAAMFKTVGVSAYDALEAHVEKRLSHHFQGGASYTWSHALDEQSDIGLFFTGNNPNHLHDSYASSDFDRTHTFTGNFQVELPNLAKPHSLLSTATNDWTLTGIGVIQSGEPYSLYEYYGAVGSAYFGDFPELMNPVLPIKNPSEAKKQALTGNHGDLRGTGGEYIPAIDPSQIAINYITPGNKGVPTAAQGRATDPVDIYETDFAPENQRNIFRQAMQKRLDISFRKSLRVHDRFTLQYEFNIFNVTNTTSLDVPRDETRIRQNDACSTAANDAVAGNCEAGNLNYGQIATSNRPGDQQTALDNLDQKPAHNGTGKSITVPTTINGVPNNGANFGSVTGTIGGNRAVTMGLHIAF; translated from the coding sequence ATGCGTAAGTCATTGATTTTTTTCAGCATAGTTGCTCTTAGTCTCTTTGGTGCGATCGTGAACGCCCAGCAAACTCTTGGCTCACTCAATGGAGCCATCCTTGATGGAACGGGAGCTGCGGTCTCCGGGGTTGCCGTTACTGTGACTGACGCAGATATCAACGTCACACGAACGACGAAGACCCAGAACAACGGATTTTTTCAGATATTCAATCTCCCAATCGGAACCTACAAGGTGAAGGCAGCTCGAGACGGGTTTGACGCCTCCGAGTTGAGCGGAATTCAAGTCCAGGAAGCGCGTGCGACCACCCTCAATATCACATTGAAGGTGGGGCAGATTGCAACTTCGGTTGAGGTAACGGCTAACCCCATGCTCAACGCGACAGATGCTAGCAACGGATATACTCTGGACGCTGCGCAGATAGCGCTCACACCACTGGCTACCGGCAGCTTTACACAGTTGGCTGTGCTCTCCCCGGGCGTGAGCGCCGAGTTGCTGAGCAACCTCGACTCGAACTCCGGTTTGGGGAATCAACCCATCTGGGCCAATGGCCAGCGTGACACCTCGAATACCTTCCAGGTCAATGGCGTCGATGCAACCAACCTCTTCAATGGCAAGACCTCTAGCGGGTCAAACTCGCAACGATATGCCTTCAATATTGGTCAGACTGCTACTGTTGGTGGTGCATCGGGTGTAGGAACGTCGGTATTTGCTTCAAACGGCAACAGCCTGCCCTCTCCGCCGCCCGAGTTTCTACAGGAGATGCGCGTCAATACCTCGATGTACGACGCTCAACAGGGCGCAACCAGTGGAGCACAGATCGATGCCAACACGGCCAGCGGCACCAATCATTTCCATGGCCAGATGTACGGGTCCTTCGCGAACAACTCGATGAACGCCGCACCATTTTTCTTCAAACAGCAGTACCTCTTGGGGACTCAAGGCGTAGGTGCGTTTCCAAAATCCTTGGCTAATCCGGTTCTGCACCGCTGGACGACGGGTGGAACGCTGGGTGGCCCGCTCATGAAGGACAAGCTTTTTTTCTTCGTCGCTTATCAGCACCGCTATAACGGGGACCAGGCGACGGGTAGCTCACAGATGAATGTTCCGGCCGGTCTGACAGATGATCGCTCGACGGCAGGCTTGGAAACTGCGGTTGGAACCTCCAGTACTACTACGATTAGCCCGATTGCATCGGCACTGTTTAACGCCAAGCTGCCGAACGGTCAGTATCTGATCCCGTCGTCCCAGTCGTCCGCGACGTATCAATATGGAATTCCCAACGTAACATTGATTGGCACCTCGGTGTTGACCGCTGACCAGGCGACATCCTCGTTGGACTACGATGTGTCAAAGATAGATCGCTTGTCGATCAAGTATTTCTATCAGGCGGCACCTGTATCGAAACCGTATGGCCTGTCCCAGACGGGAGGTTTCCCCATGATGCAGAATAACGGGGCGCAGGTGGCAGCAATCGACAATACCATCACGATCGGTTCGCGTTTCAATTGGGAGCAGCGGTTGGGCTTCGACCGCATGGGGTCCTACAGCACCTACACTCAGACCCTTCCCGCCGATCCGACCTTGGGTGCAAACTACGGCGTCGGCACCGGATTTTCTGGCTATGCACCGGGCTTACTGCCAGGTCTCAAAATCGGGAACAATAGCGTCAAGGCACCTTCTCTTGCGGTTGGACCGTATAGCAGTTTTGCCAATACGGGCTACTTCCAGAACCGATTGAATCCTTCGACCAACGTAATTATCTCCATTGGCAAGCACACGATCGTTGCAGGAGGGGGTTACAGCTACACGCAGTTGAACATCGAGAACGACCTTCAGGGTCTCGCCCAGGTTCAGACCACGAGCTTTGCGAATTTCCTCAAGGGCAAGGTCCAGAGCTCCAATGTATTGGAGTCAATTGATCCTGTCAGCAATCGCAACGACTCGAATCGCTACTATCGCTCGAATGAGTTAGCTGGCTACGTCCAGGATAAATGGCAAGCTCTGTCTAACCTGAGCATCACGGCGGGTGTTCGTTACGACTACCATGGCGGTCTTACCGAAAAGTACGGCAACATGTTCAACTTCGACACGAACGCCTACTCCGTGACCGGAACCGCGGCCACGGGTTTCAATGTGAGCAATGCGGGGTTCGTGATTGCAGGCAACAATAAATACAATCCGACTCCCGGGACGAGTGACTCGACCCTCACTGGTCGCCAATGGGGTGTTTCACCGCGTGTGGGTTTTGCCTACTCGCCAAAGAAATATCAAGGCAAGTTCGTCATCAACGGGGGGGGCGGTATCTACTATGACCGTGGTGAACTCTTTACCTACCTGTCGCAGCCTGCCGGCAGTGGCGATGCTGGTCCGTTCGGGGCAACGGAATCCGCGCCTCTTGCCAGCTATGTTGTAGGCAATGGAAAAACGCTCAGCAATCCCTTGGGAACTGCTCTGACGAATTCGAGCTATGTGGCACCAAGCTCCGACCCGTCAACCATTACGAGAAAGCTTCAGAACACGTTGAATCGAATGACAGGTCAGAGTACGAGTTATGGCCGAAACTGCGGCGGTGTCGACAGCCAGGAAGGTTATACAGACTGCCCGAATTCGCTGGACCTAGGCGCATACGACAAGAACAATGTTCTGCCCTATACCATCAACTTCGCGCTGAACCTTCAGTGGCAGCCGAGAAACGATCTGTCCATCACGCTTGGTTACAGCGGCAACCGTGGTCGTCATTCTGTGATTCCCGTCCCGTTCAACGAGCCGGGTATCGCAACAGCGAACAATCCCATCCACGGCGAGACAAACACATACGGCTTTGAAGTGCTCAATCAAAACTCGATGAGCAATGGGATCGACTATGACCCAATCACAAGTGAGCCTTGGAACACCCAGGATGGCGGCAATACGGATTTCCGTGTCCCCTATGTCGGATTCAATCCCAATGCTGCAATGTTCAAAACCGTCGGTGTCTCTGCTTATGACGCGCTCGAGGCTCACGTAGAGAAGCGTCTCTCGCATCACTTCCAGGGCGGTGCCAGCTATACCTGGAGCCACGCGCTCGATGAGCAGAGCGATATCGGCCTCTTCTTCACTGGAAACAATCCCAATCATCTTCATGACTCGTATGCGTCCTCGGACTTCGATAGGACCCATACCTTTACCGGCAACTTTCAGGTTGAACTGCCGAATCTGGCAAAACCACATTCGTTACTGTCCACAGCAACGAACGACTGGACCCTTACGGGCATCGGTGTCATACAAAGCGGCGAGCCCTACTCGCTCTATGAATACTATGGTGCTGTCGGCAGCGCATACTTCGGTGATTTCCCTGAGCTGATGAATCCCGTGCTTCCCATCAAAAATCCATCTGAAGCGAAAAAGCAGGCACTCACCGGAAATCATGGAGATCTTCGCGGCACAGGTGGCGAGTACATTCCGGCCATCGATCCCAGCCAGATTGCGATCAACTACATAACCCCTGGCAATAAAGGTGTTCCAACAGCAGCTCAAGGAAGAGCCACGGACCCGGTCGACATCTACGAGACGGATTTTGCTCCTGAGAATCAGCGCAATATCTTCCGCCAAGCCATGCAGAAACGCTTGGACATCTCGTTCCGTAAGAGCTTGCGGGTACATGATCGCTTCACGTTGCAGTATGAGTTCAATATCTTCAACGTGACCAATACGACTAGCTTGGACGTTCCACGTGACGAGACACGCATACGTCAGAATGACGCGTGTTCTACTGCGGCAAACGATGCCGTTGCGGGAAACTGTGAGGCTGGGAATCTTAACTACGGTCAAATTGCGACAAGCAATAGACCCGGTGATCAACAAACTGCGTTGGATAATCTGGACCAGAAGCCTGCCCACAACGGGACGGGAAAGTCGATTACCGTTCCGACGACAATAAACGGTGTACCGAACAACGGGGCTAACTTCGGCTCAGTGACAGGAACCATCGGCGGAAACCGCGCGGTCACAATGGGGCTGCACATCGCGTTTTAG
- a CDS encoding PD40 domain-containing protein, translating to MGYTGSKGSVADWKMDTVANLMKDFQIDRAYIEAELESILASALFKDSNRASALLHFIVKAALTGETDSLKETYLAVAVFGRDASYDPKLDPIVRVQAGRLRAKLAAYYDGPGSRSSLRIEIPKGSYKPQIIELEPEIPTNEEVVPSPPIEVVTAPQIEPFIRRRNVYGPWHFVTLFGVVFALVSGFLWLWIAKRNPSHAMQIQPVATALGRNRQASFSSDNHHFVLVWSDGTMAPNLYISDIDGTEKKAFTHGTDFSIRPAWSPDDRDIAFLRISQNTSEIVVKPVYGSSESVLGSIHTPVNLWTAGPSVSTYAPGPAWSRDGRSLIVTDDQDGKGFGLYVWSLAHGDRRRLTTPEGTSEDIFPAVSPDGSSVAFVRYTSSGSDDVFVTSFNGGPLTRLSFERRDIQGLTWTPDGNNLIFASNRSGEHRLWKLSKRGGEPIEVQTSGKDLTEPAISPDGRSLLYTETNLNTNIWQLSINRHGVGLATPIPWSNSTRRSGSPQYSPDGQRVVFLSDRSGDLHLWTAARDGSNARQLTHADDLSPGGPRWSPDGKQIAFYALVDQNKQLFVVDSESGSVSRFLKDRFDDRSPNWSNDGRSIYFNSNRDGSRGCWKLSLADGAVSKLTNRLCWDAFESPDNQFVYFTTDQPGIWRIATTGKTDQVVPSLKTVGVDRYFASTRKGLYFVDHQDLTKAIQRFDPKTGLVETVGHLQGDLLPWELGLSVSPDDATVLFTKADESMSEIDLVHNF from the coding sequence ATGGGTTACACCGGTTCCAAAGGATCTGTTGCTGATTGGAAGATGGACACTGTGGCAAATTTGATGAAGGACTTTCAGATTGACCGAGCATACATAGAGGCAGAGCTGGAATCTATCTTGGCCAGTGCACTTTTCAAAGATTCCAATCGAGCCTCTGCCCTGCTCCACTTCATCGTCAAGGCAGCGCTAACCGGTGAAACTGATTCTCTGAAGGAAACCTATCTAGCCGTAGCGGTTTTCGGAAGAGACGCCTCTTACGATCCGAAGCTCGATCCAATTGTGCGGGTGCAGGCAGGGAGACTCCGCGCCAAACTGGCGGCATATTACGATGGCCCTGGAAGCCGTTCTTCCCTTCGTATTGAGATACCGAAAGGCTCATACAAGCCGCAAATTATTGAATTAGAACCAGAAATCCCTACAAACGAAGAAGTTGTCCCGTCCCCACCCATTGAAGTAGTGACCGCTCCTCAGATCGAACCCTTCATTCGTCGTCGTAACGTATATGGACCTTGGCATTTTGTCACACTGTTCGGTGTCGTTTTCGCACTCGTAAGCGGATTTCTTTGGCTATGGATTGCCAAGCGCAATCCCAGCCACGCAATGCAGATTCAGCCGGTCGCCACCGCCTTAGGCCGTAACAGGCAGGCGTCGTTCTCCTCCGACAATCACCATTTTGTGCTTGTCTGGTCTGACGGGACTATGGCACCGAATCTCTACATCTCGGATATCGACGGAACAGAGAAGAAAGCTTTTACACACGGGACCGACTTTAGTATCAGACCAGCCTGGTCACCGGATGACCGTGACATCGCCTTTCTGCGGATTTCGCAGAACACGTCAGAGATCGTCGTAAAACCAGTCTACGGTTCGTCGGAGAGTGTCCTCGGGTCAATCCACACGCCTGTTAATCTTTGGACGGCTGGACCATCGGTCTCCACCTATGCACCTGGTCCCGCCTGGAGTCGTGATGGGCGTTCTCTTATTGTGACAGATGACCAGGATGGGAAGGGATTCGGCCTTTACGTATGGTCTCTCGCACATGGGGATAGGCGAAGATTGACAACGCCAGAAGGCACCTCGGAAGATATTTTTCCTGCAGTCTCGCCGGATGGCTCATCGGTCGCCTTTGTTCGGTACACAAGCAGCGGATCAGATGATGTCTTCGTGACATCATTTAATGGCGGGCCACTGACCCGTCTCAGCTTCGAACGTCGTGATATTCAAGGTCTCACCTGGACTCCCGATGGCAACAATCTGATATTTGCTTCCAATCGCTCGGGAGAGCATCGCCTGTGGAAACTTTCCAAACGAGGTGGCGAGCCTATTGAGGTTCAAACGAGCGGCAAAGATCTAACGGAACCCGCAATCAGTCCCGATGGACGTTCTCTGCTATACACAGAGACCAACTTAAACACGAATATTTGGCAGCTATCGATCAACCGCCATGGAGTTGGCTTGGCCACGCCAATTCCATGGTCAAATTCAACACGGAGAAGCGGAAGCCCTCAATATTCTCCCGATGGACAACGGGTTGTGTTCCTGTCTGACCGAAGCGGCGACCTTCACCTCTGGACTGCAGCACGAGATGGAAGCAACGCAAGACAACTGACACACGCAGACGACCTCTCTCCCGGAGGACCTCGGTGGTCGCCAGACGGGAAGCAAATCGCTTTCTATGCTCTTGTAGATCAAAATAAACAACTGTTCGTCGTGGATTCAGAGAGCGGCTCAGTCTCCCGCTTTTTAAAGGATCGTTTCGATGATCGCTCTCCCAATTGGTCCAATGACGGACGGTCCATTTATTTCAACTCAAATCGGGACGGCTCGCGAGGATGCTGGAAGTTAAGTCTTGCTGATGGCGCAGTATCGAAGCTGACCAACCGTCTGTGCTGGGATGCTTTCGAATCTCCTGATAACCAGTTTGTTTACTTTACAACGGACCAGCCGGGCATATGGAGGATCGCGACAACTGGAAAGACAGATCAGGTCGTGCCTTCACTCAAAACGGTTGGGGTAGACCGTTACTTCGCCAGCACCCGCAAGGGTCTTTACTTCGTAGATCACCAAGATCTCACGAAAGCTATACAGCGATTCGATCCAAAAACTGGACTGGTAGAAACCGTCGGCCATCTCCAGGGGGACTTGCTGCCTTGGGAATTGGGGCTCTCCGTGTCTCCGGATGATGCGACCGTACTCTTTACAAAGGCAGACGAGAGCATGAGTGAAATAGACTTAGTCCATAATTTCTGA
- a CDS encoding purine-nucleoside phosphorylase: protein MKFLRRFLIFPLLFLPIMLQAQKKPWPIKVVIVTTFEEGADTGDDAGELQYWVEREHLDETLPFPGGVHPLRANGKHDVLAILTGMTLANAGPSIMALGLDPRFDLSHAYFLVAGVAGVDPRVASIGSAAWASFVVNDVSREIDSRETPHAWPYGFFVIGATRPGVMPKTPMTNNLYTLNAQLAHWAFSITKNIQIPDNHEMQLDRQAWASYPNAARPPFVLEGDSYASDTYWHGTTLTKYAEDWVNLWTTGRGRFAMANMEDSAIAEAFQRLSRMNRVDYQRLMVLRTASNFSMQKPGSTALESVTAPYINSTAYESAWLVGSTVVHELTGNWNLYRLHLPRNKQ from the coding sequence TTGAAGTTTCTTCGTCGTTTTCTCATCTTTCCTCTCCTCTTTCTGCCCATCATGTTGCAGGCACAGAAAAAGCCCTGGCCGATCAAAGTCGTCATCGTGACAACCTTTGAAGAAGGTGCCGATACCGGTGACGATGCCGGCGAGCTTCAGTATTGGGTCGAACGTGAGCACCTGGACGAAACTCTACCGTTTCCTGGAGGAGTCCATCCGCTTCGCGCAAATGGCAAGCACGATGTGCTCGCCATTCTCACAGGCATGACGCTGGCAAATGCGGGTCCGTCCATCATGGCCCTGGGGCTCGATCCTCGGTTTGATCTCAGTCATGCTTATTTTCTGGTTGCCGGTGTGGCAGGTGTAGATCCCCGGGTAGCATCCATCGGCTCTGCGGCCTGGGCGAGTTTCGTCGTGAACGACGTGTCTCGTGAGATCGACAGTCGGGAGACTCCGCACGCCTGGCCCTATGGCTTTTTCGTGATTGGAGCCACACGGCCAGGCGTTATGCCCAAAACACCAATGACCAATAATCTGTATACATTGAACGCACAGCTTGCCCACTGGGCCTTTTCAATTACCAAGAATATTCAAATCCCAGACAACCACGAAATGCAGCTCGATCGGCAAGCCTGGGCCAGCTATCCCAATGCGGCGAGGCCGCCCTTTGTGCTGGAGGGAGACAGCTATGCATCCGATACGTATTGGCACGGTACGACACTAACCAAATATGCAGAGGATTGGGTCAACCTTTGGACCACTGGGCGCGGCCGATTCGCTATGGCGAATATGGAAGATTCAGCTATAGCAGAAGCTTTTCAGCGGCTTTCGCGGATGAATCGTGTAGATTACCAACGCCTTATGGTGCTGCGGACGGCTAGTAATTTCAGTATGCAAAAGCCGGGATCGACAGCCCTCGAAAGTGTCACCGCTCCTTATATCAACTCCACTGCTTATGAGAGCGCATGGCTGGTAGGAAGTACCGTGGTGCATGAGTTGACAGGCAATTGGAACCTATACCGACTTCATCTCCCAAGAAATAAGCAATAA